The following is a genomic window from Spirosoma foliorum.
CCCATAATTCGGCGGAGTTATCGGATTGGCTTCCTGTATCCAGGGGCCATCCAGCGTGCCACTTTTCGAGTAAGCAACACCCTGAGTATACACATCGTAGATCCAGCTGGTCCAGATCATGCCCAGCCTGCCGGAGCCTGTCTTGAATAAATAAGGCCCATCCGTTACTTTATTCGGACCAACTTTATCATTCACTTTCTCGCGACTCCACGGGCTGTCACTCGCCCGAAAAAGCAGCTTCCCCTCGCCTATCGACCCACTTAAATCGGGTTTCAACTCTATCTTTTCAATAGTTCCATTCAGATTTTGCAGCCACTCATAACAATAAACCATATAAGGCTTTCCATCTTTATCTATCCAGAAAGTACCGTCTAACGTAGGCTTATCGGCGGGCAGGTAGGTGGCATCCTGCATGGGAACATAAGGCCCCTCGGCTTTGTCGCTGACTAAAACGTGGCTGGCACGGCGTTCGATAATATTCTCACCGACTGTATCAATTTTTACGTCCCGGTTCGTGAAGGTGGCAAAATAATAGTACTTGCCTTTGTATTGATGCAGTTCGGCGGCCCAGATCATAGGATTCTTTCCCATCCAGGAATTCGGATCTGTTTTGACAATGACGACCGGGCCTGCCCATTTTTTCAGGTCTTTACTTTTCCACAACAGCCCACCTGTCCCGGTCATGTAGTAGGTTGAGGTAGCCTTGTCGGCCAAAATAAACGGATCGCTTAGGCGAATAGAATCCAGAGGCACATCTTCCTTAAATACTGGCACTCGGTTTTGCGAAAAAGTCGAGGTCACGGTAATTACCATCAATACCGCCAGTAGGAACGCTTTAGTACGCATTGTATATCGATCTGCTATGCTCATTAAACTACTAATACCAGATGTTATCCTTTCAACTAGTGTAAGTGACGATCGTCATGATACTACTTTGGTCACATGAAATTTAAATTCTTAACAGATTTACTTTCCATTAAACCTACAGGCCAATTCTAACTCTAAGCGGTATTATGCAGTTACATAGTAGTGAGTCTCCAATTTAAACGTAGCCGACTATACCAATACGCTTAAGCTGGAATCCTTTCAACAAGTGATACCTTAATTCTAAATCGTTATGAAAACCATCCTTAAAAGTCTGCTTTTCTCCGGTTTACTTTTGTGTTCAATTGTCTATGCGGATGCACAGGTCTATGTACGCCGGCCTATGCCACCCAGAACTCGTGTCGTTATCGCGCGCCCACCTATGCAATATCATCGTCAGGCATGGGTTGCTCGGCCTTACCGTCCAAATTACCGCTATCGGGCTGGCTACTGGGCACCTCGACACCGTGCCGTTTGGGTACCTGGCTATTGGGTACACCGACGTCGGGGCAATGTCTGGGTTAATGGCTATTGGCGATAAGAAAATAGTATAAATGAAGAGGGGTCAGGTTTGAAAACCTGACCCCTCTTTGGTTTTAGGGATGATTTGGCAAATCAACCGTTTTCGATTCGTGACGGGCTAACTCTTTTCGAGCGCGTCGACTGTGAATGAGTTCGTAAGTGACGGGCAGAATCAGGAGCGACAGCACCGTACAGGTCATCAGTCCCCCAATCATAACCGTAGCCAATGGTTTCTGGGTTTCGGAGCCAATCCCGGTCGATAAGGCTGCGGGTAAAAGCCCTAACGAGGCCATGAGAGCCGTCATCACCACCGGTCGAACCCGTGTGAGCGCCCCCTCCCGAATGGCTTCGCTGATAGGCAGTTTATTATGCAGGTTTTCCTTAAACCGGTTGATCAGAATAACCCCATCCTGCACCGATACACCAAACAGACAGATGAATCCTACCCCCGCCGAGATACTAAAATTGATGCCCGTGATCCAGAGGGCCAGCATACCGCCAATCAATGCAAACGGTACATTCAGGATAATCAACGTGGCATCGAGTGCACTACCGAACGTAAACAGCAGAATCAGGAAGATGATGGTAATACTGATGGGGACAACAATCGCTAATTGTCTCTCAGCACGGGTCTGGTTTTCGAACTCCCCCGCCCAACGCATCTGGAATCCCTGCGGTAATTTAATCTGATCTGCCACCTGTTTTTGGGCATCGGCAATCGTGCTGCCCAAATCGCGATCACGAACGGAGAATTTGATAGCAATAAACCGGGCGTTGTTTTCCCGATAGACAAAGGCTGGTCCTGAGCGTGTACCAATATCGGCCAATTCCTTAAGCGGAATTTTACTACCCGAACGCGTGGGAACCATCAAGTTTTCAATCAGTTCTGGTGAATATCGGAACCGTTCATCGTACCGAACCTTAATATCGAAATGGCGCTCGCCTTCGTAGAACTGCGTCACGGCTTTACCACCAATCGCCGTTTCAATAACCGACTGGGCAACATCGGTGGGAACGTTATACAAAGCCAGTTTCTGCGGATCGAGTTGAATCCGAAACTCCGGTTGCCCCAGATTTCGAAACACGCCCAGATCGCTTACGCCAGGCACTTTTTTCATGACGTTAAAGACTTTGGTGGCTTCTTTGTCCAGCACGTCCAGATCCTGACCCACAATTTTAATGGCCATCGAGCCTTTTACCCCCGATACAGCTTCTTCTACGTTGTCGGAAATAGGCTGCGAAAAGTTGAAGGAAATCCCCTTAAATCGAGCCAGTTTCTTCTGCATCTGCTCAACAAGTTCATCCTTAGTGATGTCTCGCTTCCACTCTTCTTTCGGGTAGAGATCAACGAAAAATTCGTTGTTGAAAAAGCCCGTTGGATCGGTACCGTCGTTCGGGCGGCCGGTTTGCGAAATAACGCCCCGCACCTCAGGAAACTCCTCAAAAATTGCCCGAAACTTGCGGGTGTAGGTATAGCTTTCGTCTAAGGCAACCGAGTAAGGCAAACTCGCCCGTACGTAAATAGAGCCTTCGTTCAACTGCGGCAGGAATTCCGAACCAATGTGAAACAGGAACAGATAAACCGATAAGCCAAGCGAAC
Proteins encoded in this region:
- a CDS encoding glycoside hydrolase family 43 protein, whose protein sequence is MRTKAFLLAVLMVITVTSTFSQNRVPVFKEDVPLDSIRLSDPFILADKATSTYYMTGTGGLLWKSKDLKKWAGPVVIVKTDPNSWMGKNPMIWAAELHQYKGKYYYFATFTNRDVKIDTVGENIIERRASHVLVSDKAEGPYVPMQDATYLPADKPTLDGTFWIDKDGKPYMVYCYEWLQNLNGTIEKIELKPDLSGSIGEGKLLFRASDSPWSREKVNDKVGPNKVTDGPYLFKTGSGRLGMIWTSWIYDVYTQGVAYSKSGTLDGPWIQEANPITPPNYGHGMLFQTLDGKWLMSLHSHRKSNGRTVRVPHLIEVDFSGDKLVVGKPYIP
- a CDS encoding YXWGXW repeat-containing protein, coding for MKTILKSLLFSGLLLCSIVYADAQVYVRRPMPPRTRVVIARPPMQYHRQAWVARPYRPNYRYRAGYWAPRHRAVWVPGYWVHRRRGNVWVNGYWR